From Enterococcus wangshanyuanii, the proteins below share one genomic window:
- a CDS encoding ATP-dependent RecD-like DNA helicase has product METLFGEEKEYVVGHVQAIFFQNPSNFYKVLLVKITDTNTDYLEKEIVTTGSFGQIQEEEIYRFFGHFVDHPRYGRQFQVDNYQQERPTSANGVVNYLSSEKFPGIGKRTAEKIVEILGEDAIDRIIATPDVLEEVPQLNEKKRQTIIETIRLNHGMEQVIVGLNRYGFGSQLSFSIYQTYKEETLDIIHENPYQLVEDIEGIGFKRADTIAEQLGIEADSEKRIRAAITHEIFQHSVRSGNTYVEAETLLQETINTLESSRPFEISMDVVAEQIIHLVEESKIQQEGTKLFENSLYFSEWGIGTSVQRLLSRKKTIKYDKKDVEKNIRMIEKRLGISYGDSQQAAIEEAIKSPLFILTGGPGTGKTTVINGIVSLFAELNGLSLDIKDYTQDMFPILLAAPTGRAAKRMNETTGLPASTIHRLLGLTGREKNPSMSAKELEGGLLIIDEMSMVDTWLANTLFKAIPTNMQVIFVGDKDQLPSVGPGQVLHDLLQINEIPKTELTEIYRQGDGSSIIPLAHEIKQGKLPQDFTVNQKDRSFFPSDVYHIENYVRQIVTKAKAKGFSPQDIQLLAPMYRGAAGIDALNKMMQEIFNPNDGSKKEVKWNESVYRIGDKVLHLVNTPELNVFNGDMGEIVGIILAKDSEDKVDELVIQFDNNEVSYKRNEWNKITLSYCCSIHKAQGSEFKMVILPMVHQYHRMLQRNLLYTAVTRSKEILILLGEVQAFSTCVTHESASRLTMLKERITSADDMTLTVRMQLEAYEEGLSEESPFSDTHENKSVAYEEVKEKKASVVEEKVEPITTKPKVEELSLFAQPDEEIEEQVALEIERLLTPALVQEQSIDPMIGMKNTTPYDFMK; this is encoded by the coding sequence ATGGAAACACTATTTGGAGAAGAAAAAGAATACGTTGTAGGGCATGTCCAAGCGATTTTTTTTCAAAACCCCAGCAACTTTTATAAAGTATTATTAGTGAAGATCACGGATACAAATACCGATTATTTAGAAAAAGAAATTGTGACCACTGGCAGTTTTGGTCAGATACAAGAAGAAGAAATCTATCGCTTTTTTGGCCATTTTGTCGATCATCCTAGATATGGTCGTCAATTTCAAGTAGATAACTATCAGCAGGAACGACCGACTTCAGCAAATGGTGTCGTCAATTATTTATCCAGTGAAAAATTTCCGGGGATCGGTAAACGCACCGCTGAAAAAATTGTCGAGATACTAGGTGAAGATGCCATTGATCGAATCATTGCAACACCGGATGTACTAGAGGAAGTTCCACAGTTGAACGAAAAAAAACGGCAGACGATCATTGAAACGATTCGGTTGAATCACGGGATGGAGCAAGTGATCGTAGGCTTGAATCGCTATGGTTTCGGGAGTCAGCTGTCATTTTCAATTTATCAAACCTATAAAGAAGAAACGCTGGATATCATTCATGAAAACCCCTATCAATTAGTTGAAGATATTGAAGGAATTGGGTTTAAACGTGCAGATACGATCGCGGAACAATTGGGGATCGAAGCCGATTCTGAAAAACGTATTCGAGCGGCGATCACTCATGAGATTTTTCAACATTCAGTACGTTCTGGAAACACATATGTTGAAGCTGAAACATTATTGCAAGAAACGATCAATACACTTGAATCCAGCCGTCCATTCGAGATTTCGATGGATGTAGTTGCGGAACAAATCATTCATTTAGTAGAGGAAAGTAAAATCCAGCAAGAAGGAACAAAGCTTTTTGAAAATAGTCTCTATTTTTCAGAATGGGGCATTGGGACATCTGTGCAACGATTGCTTTCACGCAAAAAAACGATCAAGTACGACAAGAAAGATGTCGAAAAAAATATTCGGATGATCGAAAAACGTTTGGGGATCTCATATGGAGATTCTCAACAGGCAGCTATCGAAGAAGCGATCAAATCTCCTTTATTTATTTTAACTGGAGGACCTGGGACTGGGAAAACAACGGTTATCAATGGGATCGTTTCATTGTTTGCGGAGTTGAATGGCTTGTCTTTAGATATCAAAGATTACACGCAGGATATGTTTCCCATTTTACTTGCAGCACCTACAGGAAGAGCGGCTAAACGGATGAACGAGACGACAGGTCTGCCGGCAAGTACGATTCATCGTTTGCTTGGCTTGACTGGTCGGGAAAAAAATCCCAGCATGTCTGCTAAGGAGCTGGAAGGCGGGCTATTGATCATCGATGAAATGTCGATGGTCGATACTTGGTTAGCCAATACGTTGTTCAAAGCGATCCCAACGAATATGCAAGTTATTTTTGTAGGAGATAAAGATCAACTGCCTTCTGTTGGACCAGGTCAAGTCTTGCACGACTTATTACAGATCAATGAAATTCCTAAAACGGAGCTGACAGAAATCTATCGTCAAGGAGATGGCTCAAGTATCATCCCTTTAGCTCATGAAATCAAACAAGGAAAACTACCGCAAGATTTTACTGTGAATCAAAAGGATCGTTCCTTTTTCCCAAGTGATGTGTATCATATTGAAAATTATGTTCGGCAAATTGTGACCAAGGCAAAAGCTAAAGGTTTTTCGCCGCAGGATATTCAATTGTTAGCGCCGATGTATCGTGGCGCTGCAGGAATTGACGCATTGAATAAAATGATGCAGGAAATATTCAATCCGAATGATGGTTCAAAAAAAGAAGTAAAATGGAATGAATCGGTGTACCGAATTGGTGATAAAGTACTGCATTTAGTCAATACTCCAGAATTAAATGTGTTTAATGGCGATATGGGTGAGATCGTTGGAATCATTTTGGCAAAAGATTCAGAAGACAAAGTAGACGAATTAGTGATTCAGTTTGATAATAATGAAGTGAGCTACAAACGAAATGAATGGAATAAGATTACACTGTCGTATTGTTGTTCGATTCATAAAGCACAGGGTAGTGAATTTAAAATGGTCATTTTACCAATGGTGCATCAATATCATCGAATGCTCCAACGAAATCTGCTATATACTGCTGTCACCCGGAGTAAGGAAATTTTGATTTTGCTGGGTGAAGTTCAAGCTTTTTCGACCTGTGTCACACATGAATCAGCGAGTCGTTTGACGATGTTGAAAGAACGGATCACAAGCGCTGATGATATGACATTGACTGTCAGAATGCAGCTGGAAGCTTATGAAGAAGGACTAAGTGAGGAATCACCATTTTCAGACACTCATGAAAATAAATCTGTTGCCTACGAAGAAGTCAAAGAGAAAAAGGCCTCTGTTGTAGAAGAGAAAGTAGAACCGATCACCACGAAACCAAAAGTAGAAGAATTGTCTCTATTTGCCCAGCCTGATGAGGAAATAGAGGAACAGGTGGCGTTAGAAATCGAACGTCTGTTAACGCCAGCATTAGTTCAAGAGCAATCGATCGATCCAATGATCGGTATGAAAAATACGACGCCGTATGATTTTATGAAATAA
- a CDS encoding VOC family protein: MVKGIFETHLNVANYLESAKFYEQLPGIEPLHVDHHRKSVFFWVGGKGRGMLGIRENYPSRQIQRQHFAFEVEEN; encoded by the coding sequence ATGGTAAAAGGAATTTTTGAAACGCATTTGAATGTAGCAAATTATCTGGAAAGTGCTAAATTTTATGAACAGCTTCCGGGAATAGAACCATTACATGTTGATCATCACAGAAAATCGGTCTTTTTTTGGGTTGGGGGAAAAGGCAGAGGAATGTTAGGGATCAGAGAAAACTATCCTTCTAGACAAATCCAAAGACAGCATTTTGCCTTTGAAGTAGAAGAAAATTAA
- a CDS encoding PLP-dependent transferase, producing MGYERQRNNIQTDTFLAQIGNHQNPMTGSINTPIYFSTTYEHPTLGESTGYDYTRTKNPTREVVENALAVLENGSVGLATSSGMSAVQLVFSQFPVGSQIVASRDLYGGSYRYFKEIEKLGMYQFVYVEDEAGFEKAISAQTAAVFIETPTNPLMTEVSIEKIAAVAKRYKAQVIVDNTFYTPLIQKPLDLGADVVIHSATKYLGGHNDLLAGAVVARSKEIGDLLAYQLNTTGAVLSPFDSWLLIRGLKTLSLRMERHEKNAQAVADYLIQQPLVKEVMYPGRGGMLSFKLKDHQVIKDFLKQLLIFTFAESLGGVESLITYPTTQTHADIPQNVRESYGLTPDLLRVSTGIEASEDLINDLRQAFEAIK from the coding sequence ATGGGATATGAAAGGCAAAGAAACAACATTCAAACGGACACCTTTTTAGCACAAATCGGAAATCATCAAAATCCAATGACAGGATCGATCAATACGCCGATTTATTTTTCAACGACGTATGAGCATCCAACTTTGGGTGAGTCGACGGGCTATGATTATACGAGAACGAAAAATCCAACAAGAGAAGTTGTAGAAAATGCTTTAGCTGTGTTAGAAAATGGTTCCGTAGGTTTGGCAACGAGTTCAGGTATGAGTGCAGTTCAGTTAGTTTTTAGTCAATTTCCTGTAGGCAGTCAAATTGTTGCTTCAAGAGATTTATATGGGGGCAGCTATCGTTATTTCAAAGAAATAGAAAAACTGGGAATGTATCAGTTCGTTTATGTGGAAGATGAGGCAGGTTTTGAAAAGGCAATTTCGGCTCAAACAGCAGCAGTCTTTATTGAAACGCCGACTAATCCATTGATGACTGAGGTATCTATTGAAAAAATTGCTGCTGTTGCTAAGCGTTACAAAGCCCAAGTCATCGTGGATAACACATTTTATACGCCGCTGATTCAAAAGCCGCTAGATTTAGGAGCGGATGTCGTTATTCATAGTGCGACAAAATATCTTGGCGGTCATAATGATCTCTTGGCAGGTGCAGTGGTCGCTCGTTCGAAGGAAATAGGTGATCTATTAGCGTATCAGCTGAATACAACAGGAGCAGTACTCTCTCCTTTTGACAGTTGGTTGTTGATTCGTGGCTTGAAGACATTATCTTTACGCATGGAAAGGCATGAAAAAAATGCACAGGCAGTTGCAGATTACTTGATCCAGCAGCCTCTTGTTAAGGAAGTCATGTATCCAGGACGTGGCGGTATGCTGAGTTTCAAATTAAAAGACCACCAGGTGATCAAAGACTTTTTAAAGCAATTATTGATTTTTACTTTTGCTGAGAGTTTGGGTGGTGTTGAGAGTTTAATTACGTATCCCACAACACAAACGCATGCAGATATTCCGCAGAATGTAAGAGAATCTTATGGGCTTACGCCGGATTTATTGCGGGTTTCAACTGGTATCGAAGCAAGTGAGGATTTGATCAACGATTTAAGACAGGCTTTTGAAGCGATAAAATAA
- a CDS encoding diacylglycerol/lipid kinase family protein, producing MKKHFYLVINEHAGSGTGKKAAQKIINQLQTVAIDHTVFYTEYAGHEEVIVQELVEHTLLPWSDDLDIEIFPLLVVLGGDGTLHSVMNALQRFDPKIPLGYIPCGSGNDFARGAGISRQTEKAFVQLLKAERPQELQVITYNESIQEELGIAVNNVGIGLDAAIVNAANESASKHTLNKFNLGSLSYIFSILKVLFTQKGFPVRVEVNGQDLEFDRAFLCTVTNHPYFGGGVAIAPVADPRKNVLDFVLVERVNLFKIFWLIILLIQKKHMKSKYFHHFQSSKLRIVSTVPQYIHADGEILGKRGTDFSFATEPRLFWF from the coding sequence ATGAAAAAGCATTTTTATCTTGTCATCAACGAACATGCAGGCAGCGGAACGGGGAAAAAGGCTGCTCAAAAAATCATTAATCAATTGCAAACAGTCGCAATCGATCATACAGTTTTTTATACAGAATATGCAGGTCACGAAGAAGTGATCGTCCAAGAATTGGTTGAACATACTCTGCTTCCTTGGTCAGATGATTTGGACATCGAAATATTTCCATTACTCGTCGTTTTAGGCGGCGATGGAACATTACATAGTGTGATGAATGCCTTGCAAAGGTTTGATCCAAAGATTCCTTTAGGGTATATTCCCTGCGGCTCTGGTAATGATTTTGCCCGCGGTGCTGGGATTTCTCGTCAAACCGAGAAAGCATTCGTTCAATTATTGAAGGCGGAACGACCACAAGAACTTCAAGTCATCACCTATAATGAATCGATCCAAGAAGAACTTGGGATCGCTGTCAATAATGTTGGTATTGGTTTAGATGCGGCCATCGTCAATGCGGCCAATGAATCAGCCTCAAAGCATACATTGAATAAATTCAATTTAGGGTCACTTTCTTATATTTTTTCTATATTGAAAGTCTTATTCACCCAAAAGGGCTTTCCAGTTCGTGTGGAAGTAAATGGTCAAGATCTGGAATTTGATCGTGCCTTTTTATGCACAGTAACAAACCATCCTTATTTTGGCGGCGGTGTTGCGATTGCACCTGTGGCTGATCCTCGAAAAAACGTTTTAGATTTTGTTTTGGTCGAGCGAGTAAATCTCTTTAAAATTTTTTGGTTGATTATTTTATTGATCCAAAAAAAGCACATGAAATCTAAGTATTTTCATCATTTTCAATCAAGTAAGTTAAGAATCGTTTCGACCGTTCCTCAGTATATTCATGCAGATGGTGAAATTTTGGGCAAACGAGGAACAGACTTTTCATTCGCTACAGAACCAAGATTATTTTGGTTTTAA
- a CDS encoding QueT transporter family protein: MQKTVTTNSRVKGITMNGIVMALYLALTLLVAPVSSGPIQFRISESLNHLVVFNRKLMWGVLGGVIVYNFFFGYGAIDALYGGMQSFISLGLTALLYKKVPNVMLRLALNTVFFTATMCIIAYMLAPEGGAAFWGNYATLALSEFATMAVAAPIMYWINKSVHFEKRV; the protein is encoded by the coding sequence ATGCAAAAAACTGTTACAACAAACAGTAGAGTCAAAGGAATCACCATGAATGGAATCGTGATGGCACTCTATCTTGCCTTGACGCTTTTAGTCGCACCTGTTTCGTCAGGACCGATCCAATTTAGAATCTCAGAAAGTCTAAATCACTTAGTCGTTTTCAACCGCAAGTTGATGTGGGGTGTTTTGGGCGGAGTAATTGTTTATAATTTCTTTTTTGGTTATGGTGCGATCGATGCGCTATATGGCGGAATGCAATCGTTTATTTCATTAGGATTAACTGCTTTACTCTATAAGAAAGTGCCAAATGTAATGCTTCGATTAGCATTGAATACGGTCTTTTTCACAGCAACGATGTGCATCATCGCATATATGCTGGCACCAGAAGGAGGAGCAGCTTTTTGGGGCAACTATGCAACACTTGCGCTTAGTGAATTTGCAACGATGGCAGTAGCTGCACCGATCATGTACTGGATCAATAAATCGGTTCATTTTGAAAAAAGAGTGTAA
- a CDS encoding aminoacyltransferase — MFEFKIGIDEKEHDSFVENHPLCNLLQSSAWGKVKDNWGSELVGVYENGTLVASSLVLIRPLPMKFTMLYTPRGPIMDYTNKELVTFFLKELKKFGKQKKALFVKMDPTVHYKDFHLGEEQIIDPKAQVIIDNLIASGAKHQGLTMAMDATIQPRFQANIYKEDFSEEQLSKSTKKMMKQAQKKGVTVKMGHTEFVEDFAKVIELTTERQNISLRNSDYFTKLMQIYPENSFIMLAEVNLKERYEETKQRFDKNKEDLANLKENQVKKRHNLEELDFSLTREMIELEENIAHSGDVAVVAGALAITFGSTSEILYAGMDDRYKRYMPAYLTWFDAIEECFKRGCSSCNMGGLEGSLNDGLIKFKSNFNPTVNEFIGEFDLPVNHLLFKASEYAYKLRKQKK; from the coding sequence ATGTTTGAATTTAAGATCGGAATTGACGAAAAAGAACACGATTCCTTTGTAGAAAACCATCCCTTATGCAATTTACTGCAATCGTCTGCTTGGGGAAAAGTAAAAGATAACTGGGGCTCAGAACTTGTCGGCGTTTATGAAAATGGGACACTGGTTGCCTCTAGTTTAGTATTGATCAGACCGTTGCCTATGAAGTTTACCATGTTATATACACCACGTGGGCCGATCATGGATTATACAAATAAAGAGCTTGTCACTTTCTTTTTAAAAGAATTAAAAAAATTCGGGAAACAAAAAAAAGCATTATTTGTAAAAATGGACCCAACTGTTCATTATAAGGATTTTCATTTAGGTGAAGAGCAAATAATCGATCCCAAAGCTCAAGTGATCATCGATAATTTAATTGCCAGTGGTGCAAAGCATCAAGGCTTGACAATGGCAATGGATGCAACGATTCAGCCGCGTTTTCAAGCTAATATCTATAAAGAAGACTTTAGTGAAGAACAGCTTTCTAAAAGCACAAAGAAAATGATGAAGCAAGCGCAGAAAAAAGGCGTGACGGTCAAAATGGGGCACACAGAGTTTGTTGAAGACTTTGCTAAGGTAATTGAATTGACCACAGAACGTCAGAATATTTCCTTAAGAAATAGTGATTATTTCACTAAACTGATGCAAATTTATCCAGAGAACTCATTTATCATGCTGGCAGAGGTCAATTTGAAGGAACGCTATGAAGAAACTAAGCAACGTTTCGATAAAAATAAAGAGGATCTGGCAAATTTGAAAGAAAATCAGGTCAAAAAACGCCATAATCTAGAAGAATTAGATTTTTCTTTGACTCGTGAAATGATAGAATTAGAAGAAAATATCGCACATTCTGGGGATGTTGCTGTCGTTGCCGGTGCTTTGGCGATCACGTTCGGTTCAACGAGCGAAATTTTATATGCGGGCATGGATGACCGATACAAGCGCTATATGCCAGCGTATTTAACATGGTTCGATGCAATCGAAGAATGTTTTAAACGCGGATGTTCTTCATGCAATATGGGTGGACTTGAAGGAAGCTTGAATGATGGGTTGATCAAATTCAAATCTAACTTCAATCCAACAGTCAATGAATTTATTGGTGAGTTTGATTTACCTGTCAATCACTTATTATTTAAAGCAAGTGAATATGCCTATAAATTAAGAAAACAGAAAAAATAA
- a CDS encoding zinc ribbon domain-containing protein: protein MEETLVQNQCSACGGAINDPSFKNCPHCGTTLDMIQKEIDEKNKNIELCANCGSPVTFNIEKQQFACDFCHSTFTTKAEQDFDNLTYEADDLIPFQVPEGLAKKKFYEWLIAGKNVPLDILGKATSIQLEQVYIPYLGASVSYEGSWSADIGYNRNETYTEYVTKEDKNGNKYTEPVTKTRTVIDWNHSSDIFTGTAYKSYLINNELTGAVAAFAEKASGLAIINEVKPFDEHYTAGTRQLKISSDKVSEALRSVRGFAHDEARVKMKSLLPGDKNKNEKITKFSYTLISKYTYVPFWKVTYKYEGIDHMVLMTASKKEKIEIDGSRPVSQEDSSIENRMKRNGRYGLLASLVFFLIFAFELLPKTVEPVLSFLVVGGIGVWIFFAIKRHSFLGANKKSLKNNLQDHPEYMSLLKQYSE from the coding sequence ATGGAAGAAACGTTAGTTCAGAATCAATGTTCAGCTTGTGGGGGAGCAATCAATGATCCATCATTTAAAAATTGTCCGCATTGCGGTACGACGCTGGATATGATTCAAAAAGAAATCGATGAGAAAAACAAAAATATCGAGCTGTGTGCAAACTGCGGCTCACCAGTGACTTTTAATATCGAGAAGCAACAATTTGCTTGTGATTTTTGTCACTCGACTTTTACAACAAAAGCAGAGCAGGATTTTGATAATTTGACCTATGAAGCGGATGACTTGATTCCGTTTCAAGTGCCAGAAGGCTTAGCAAAAAAGAAATTTTATGAATGGTTGATCGCAGGGAAAAACGTTCCGCTAGATATTCTTGGAAAAGCAACGAGCATCCAATTAGAACAAGTGTATATCCCTTATTTGGGAGCAAGTGTTTCATATGAAGGTTCTTGGAGTGCTGATATTGGCTATAATCGTAATGAAACCTATACAGAATACGTAACTAAAGAAGACAAAAACGGCAATAAATATACAGAGCCTGTGACTAAAACGCGAACAGTCATTGATTGGAATCATTCAAGCGATATTTTTACAGGAACGGCTTATAAAAGTTATCTGATCAACAATGAATTGACAGGAGCAGTTGCGGCGTTTGCGGAAAAAGCTTCTGGTCTAGCAATCATAAATGAAGTGAAGCCCTTTGATGAGCATTATACAGCTGGAACTCGCCAATTGAAAATTTCGTCAGATAAGGTTTCCGAAGCATTACGTTCTGTTCGTGGATTTGCCCATGATGAAGCGCGAGTGAAGATGAAGAGTCTCCTACCTGGTGATAAGAATAAAAATGAAAAAATTACTAAATTTTCGTACACATTGATCTCAAAATATACGTATGTCCCATTTTGGAAAGTCACGTATAAATATGAAGGAATCGATCATATGGTACTGATGACTGCCTCTAAAAAGGAAAAGATTGAAATTGACGGCAGTCGTCCTGTGAGTCAGGAAGATTCTTCAATAGAAAACAGGATGAAACGTAATGGACGTTATGGTCTACTTGCAAGTTTGGTATTTTTCTTAATCTTTGCGTTTGAGCTTCTTCCTAAGACTGTGGAACCCGTATTATCGTTCCTTGTGGTGGGCGGTATCGGTGTTTGGATATTTTTTGCAATAAAAAGACACAGCTTCCTCGGTGCAAATAAGAAAAGTTTGAAAAACAATTTGCAGGATCATCCTGAATATATGAGTTTACTAAAACAATATTCAGAATAA
- the mobA gene encoding molybdenum cofactor guanylyltransferase, protein MIKEATAVILCGGKSTRMGFDKSLLKVKGEFVLLRTVKQLQKIFPKVLLVANQRTKFPAVFSQVTILEDHYHEKGPLGGLATGLEEIETEYLFLVACDIPNLTVDLIRIMKEHLSTYQIVLCQQNGRLEPLFAFYHRSCLPVFQQQLTSKNWRIAKEFDRFSVKIITLDTSTTINNVNTPKELVFWN, encoded by the coding sequence ATGATCAAAGAGGCTACAGCCGTCATTTTATGTGGGGGAAAGAGTACAAGAATGGGCTTTGATAAATCTTTGTTAAAAGTCAAGGGTGAGTTCGTCTTACTCAGAACAGTGAAGCAACTCCAAAAAATTTTTCCTAAAGTACTGCTTGTAGCGAATCAGAGAACAAAATTTCCAGCTGTTTTTTCTCAAGTGACGATCCTTGAAGATCATTACCATGAAAAAGGGCCTCTTGGTGGTTTAGCAACGGGACTGGAAGAGATAGAAACAGAATATCTATTTTTAGTTGCTTGTGACATCCCTAACTTGACCGTTGATTTGATTCGGATCATGAAAGAGCATTTATCAACGTATCAAATTGTACTATGTCAGCAAAATGGTCGATTGGAACCCTTATTCGCTTTTTATCATCGTTCTTGTTTACCTGTTTTTCAACAGCAGCTTACATCAAAAAATTGGCGAATAGCAAAAGAATTCGATCGATTTTCAGTTAAGATCATTACATTAGACACGTCCACGACCATCAACAATGTGAACACACCAAAAGAACTTGTCTTTTGGAATTAA
- a CDS encoding formate/nitrite transporter family protein, with the protein MDFDSSQEVVSSLGDKAKAKTKLSFVRLSILGIMAGSFIALGYLSFIRITGTVPEAWGSFATFLGGCLFPIGLVALTFVGGELATGNMMVMALGLMQKKITKKDVIYNWLIVLITNCIGGFLVAFFFGHIVGLTEGAFLEKTLSVAQAKINDTPLVAFVSGIGCNIFVCLAVYLGAMGKTYLGKIFGLWFPVLVFVVCGFQHVVANAFIIPAAIFSNASNIQWSDYLINTVIVFFGNAVGGSLFLAVPLMFVTTEKKEAEELSVGGVYEKT; encoded by the coding sequence ATGGATTTTGACAGCAGTCAGGAAGTCGTCAGTAGTTTAGGGGATAAAGCAAAGGCAAAAACGAAATTATCATTTGTTCGGTTGAGTATTTTAGGAATTATGGCAGGTTCTTTTATTGCACTGGGGTATTTATCGTTTATCAGAATTACAGGAACTGTTCCTGAAGCGTGGGGCAGCTTTGCAACGTTTTTAGGAGGTTGTTTATTTCCAATCGGTTTGGTAGCGCTTACTTTCGTGGGTGGTGAGTTAGCGACTGGCAATATGATGGTGATGGCTTTAGGACTGATGCAAAAGAAAATTACGAAAAAAGATGTAATTTATAATTGGCTGATCGTATTGATCACAAATTGTATTGGAGGTTTTTTAGTCGCTTTTTTCTTCGGTCATATCGTTGGTTTGACTGAAGGCGCATTTTTAGAAAAAACGCTCTCTGTGGCACAGGCAAAAATCAATGATACGCCGCTTGTGGCATTTGTTTCAGGCATTGGCTGTAATATTTTTGTTTGTCTAGCTGTCTATTTAGGCGCGATGGGAAAAACTTATTTAGGCAAGATTTTTGGGCTATGGTTTCCTGTATTGGTTTTTGTTGTTTGCGGATTTCAGCACGTTGTAGCGAACGCATTTATCATTCCCGCAGCGATTTTTTCTAACGCAAGCAACATCCAATGGTCTGACTATTTAATCAACACAGTGATCGTCTTTTTCGGGAATGCAGTCGGCGGCAGTCTATTTTTAGCGGTACCTTTGATGTTTGTCACAACTGAGAAAAAAGAAGCAGAAGAGCTAAGTGTAGGTGGCGTGTATGAAAAAACTTGA
- a CDS encoding NAD(P)H-dependent oxidoreductase subunit E produces the protein MGLSLKEKEAIIFENDSDPQRILNIFLDIQFASEEGYIDEETAKLVGSHLGLSEARVYELLSFYAILKTEPQAKYVLKICNSTPCLYTGGDMLAEVLETILEVPIDQATPDGLFMYHSIPCIGACDQGPVIKIKDTVFSDLTEEKVYQLIDDLRNGRYQDL, from the coding sequence ATGGGGTTAAGTTTGAAAGAGAAAGAAGCAATTATTTTTGAAAATGATTCTGATCCACAACGCATATTAAATATTTTCCTCGACATTCAATTTGCGTCAGAAGAAGGATATATCGATGAAGAAACAGCAAAGCTGGTTGGCAGTCATTTGGGTTTATCTGAAGCGCGTGTTTATGAGCTGTTAAGTTTTTACGCTATTTTAAAGACAGAACCACAAGCAAAATATGTCCTTAAAATTTGTAATAGCACTCCTTGTTTGTATACAGGAGGAGACATGCTGGCGGAAGTATTAGAAACGATTCTAGAGGTTCCGATCGATCAGGCAACGCCGGATGGGTTATTTATGTATCATAGTATTCCTTGTATTGGTGCATGTGATCAAGGTCCAGTCATTAAAATCAAAGATACAGTATTTAGTGATTTGACAGAAGAAAAAGTATATCAGCTGATCGACGACTTACGCAATGGCCGCTATCAGGATCTATAG